The DNA segment TTTCCATCTTCGGATGTTACTGATGTTACGTCTAGGTAAGGGATGTCGTGCTTCTCTTCCAACTTGTATGTACCGCAGTCTACCTTTGTATCGTAAGACACACCACGGCAATTGGTGGTGAACATCTTGAATGCATGGAATATCGGTGACCTGTAGGTGCCGTGTGTAGAATCGTTGGATAGTAATGAGGCCAACATGGTGAAGTTGGCCATCTTAACGATGTCGGCATGACGAATAAATGAATTGAAACACATGGCGTCTTCTAGTACTGCCATATAGTTGCCACCAAATACGCCCCACTCGTCTACGGCCAGTTTCAATGGCTGCTTCTTTGGATATTTAGCTGTGGTCATATCTATAAGAGCTTTAGGTGTGAGTATCTTCTCTTCGAAGTCGATAGCTCCTTTGCCCATAGAATAGTAATAGTCGTTGGCCTTATCCTTGGCAAGAGCATCTCCCCAATAACGGTGAACAGACATATAGTCGGCTATACCGGTAAGGTTGTCTATCACCTTGCGGTCCCAGTCGAGCCATACACCATCATCCTGATAGTTGGCTGCACCACATACCACGAACTTGATGTCCTTATCTACCATCTTGAGAGCTTTGGCTGCCTCGGTGGCTATCTTTACATAGTCGTCGGCATTCTTATAACCCATAATCCATGGTGCTCCGTCTACCTCATTGCCAAGTCCCCATATCTTCACATTATAAGGCTCTGGATGACCGTATTGGGCACGAAGGTCTGAATAGTATGTACCACTCTTGATGTTAGTATATTCGAGCCAGTAGGCAGCATTGCGGATATCGCCAAGACCAAGGTTGACGCATATCACATTCTCTGTACCCATGGCTTTGTTCATCTGTATCCATTCGTCTGTGCCAACCTGATTGGTATCATATCCGCCCCATGCCAGGTCGATACGTACAGGACGTTTATCTTTTGGACCGATACCATCCTGCCAGTTGTAGGCTGCTACATAGTTGCCTCCCGGCCATCGCATGTTGGTCAACTTCAAGTCTCTTACGGCATTGATATAGTCTGACTTGAAGCCATCCTTATTGGCCAGAGGTGATGAAGGATCGTAAACTGGGCCATAGATTGTGTTTTTAATAGGGAACTGGCGTGATCGGCCTATAGGTTCGGCAAACACTCCATAGATGTGGGGGTCTACGCTAGAGATGGGGCGGTCTGTGTTGACAATAATCTTCGCATCAGTGCGTTCCTCTTGACTTTTTACGGCTCCTTTGGGATAAGCCGTAGAACCTGCCAACGAAAGGGCAGATCCAAGAAACATTAGTTTAAGATAATTCATTACAATTTTGATTTAAAGTTATATTAAAATTACGAAACAAATTTAGTCACTAATTAGACTAATTGTTCTGCCGAATGATTAAAATAAATAAAAATGTAACGTAACAAAAAGTTTCTGTTATTTTACTTTTGAATAAACAAACATGCAAAAGATCAATTGCTGAAAGTAAAAAAATGAATAGTAAAACATGTTTTACTTGTTTTTCTATTCAAAAATTTACTACTTTAACTATTCGAGGGCATAAAGGTATCTGCTAAACAATGATATAGGCCTCATTTATCTGGCATGCATTATGCCCGAATCTTCATCTTTGTTTGATATTCTATGACCTGCTGAATTATGACGAGTACCATAGTTTAAGTTGAACGTAATATCCAGCATTAGTACTCGTCGGAGATCTTTGGAATAGGCATACTGAGTGTAGGGAGCCAACTTTGACAAATTATCATTTACTATTTTATATGTCTTTGTAAATGGATTGAATACCATCATCTGTATACACCAGTTGTCAAGCTTATATCCTAAAGTAAGACTATGGCCTGACTCGCTTCTCTGAATGGTTTCGCCCCATAGTGTATGGTAACTGGTCTTTGCGTCGGCCATGAAGAGCCATGACTTGTACATGGCTTGTATCTGTCCATCAAACCCCCAGTTGGAATGGGTATGCGTATAGTCATTTCCATAGCTTATGAATCTATTGAAATAAGGTGACATCTGTATGGATAGCCAATCACCAAAGGGCTGTATCTGAATATTCAGATTGGTATTAAGACGATGAAAGCTTTTTTGATTCTCCATGGTTCTTATAATACGTCCTCCTTCGTATGTTGTCTCTTCCATTATAGGTTTGTCGTCGTAACTGTATCTGCCATTAAACTCTACGCTTATGCCTTTAATATTCCAATTCAATGACAGCGCATTCGATAAAAAGGTAACTGATTTAAGGTTGGGATTGCCTCGTTTGGTCTGATATATATCTATATCCTGTGATACATTACTTAAATCTGAAAGTGATGGTGAATAACCTGAAATGTATGTATTATACTTTATGAAAAGGTTCTTGGAAAAATTATAAGACATACTCAAGGTGGGACGGAATATGTACTTTTCCATCTTATTGCCTTCCTGATTATTGTACGTACGCATGGCACCAACGCCTACTGTATAAGTAAAATCTTTCATCTTTGACATAAACTCACCGTAAGCATAAGTCTCGGATGTATTCATGTCTACTTTGCTATTCTGGCTCCCTTCGTATGTATTTTTGGTATACATCTGACTATGCTTTAAACCAAAAGATAACTTATTGTTATTGAAAAGCCACTCGTATATACCCTCTCCTATTAATGTATATTTATCGCCCTGCGTAACAGAACTTATTTTATCTTCAACAGACTGATTTACAACAGAATAAGTTCTATCACTTTTACTATTTATATAAGTACTTACAAGGTCTACGTATATATGTTTGTTTTTTGCAATTTCGGTCTGATAATATAAATCAAGGGATGGTGAATTCTCTTTAGAATTCATAAAATCTGTAACATCCAAAGTGGCATTATCTCTATAGATCTTGCTTATCCGGTCGGTGGTTGAATTAGGTGTATCGTAGAATCGGTTTCTAAATGTGACACTAAACATGGATTTGCTGAATGTATAATTATAGCCTAATGAGAAATTAAGATAGTCGTACTTGATCTTTGTAGGTTCTCCTATTTCGTCATTATGAACTATATTGGGTTGCATCACAAATGTCTCATAATTCTCTCTTGTCCATTTCAAGTCGCGGCGTACCCAATCTACCACGGCTTTCAGTTCTGATCCTTTATTATGATAATTGGATGACAGCTCATAGTTTCCTATTCCATGCATTGACACGCCGTTAGCAAGATCTCCTGACACACTACCGCCATCAGTTTTATACTTGACTATAAAATCTATTACGGCAGGTACGTTGTTATAGCGCAGACCGGGCATGTCATGATATTCTACTCTGATAATATTTGTGGGTTGTATTGCCTTTACCTCCTGAATTGTAGCCTGAACATCATTGATACGCAATTGTACATCTTCACCATTTGATGTCTTTATCGTATTATCCATTGTATTGACGTTTATACCTGAGAGCTGTAAATGCTGTAATAAGGAAACACCATTGGTAGAAGATTTTGTTTGCAAAGTTGTAGGCAATATTATTTTACGATCTATCTTATTAATGGTTCTGTTGCCTGTTATCACAACATCTTTGAGGGTCTTGCCGAGCAACTGCATTTGTATGTTACCCAAATTTAGATCTTTGTCTGTATTTTCTATATGCAAATTGTAATCTTCATAACCGATATATGATATGGAAATTCTATATTTGTTTGGTACAATATTATCAAAAATAAAATTACCTCGGCTATCAGAAATTGCCCTTCGTGATATAATCGAATCTTGAGTAAAGAGGCTTACTGTTGCTCCTATTAGATAGGAATTATTCTCATCATATATACAACCCTTTATTATGATTTTTGCATTGCCTGAGACAGAGGATATAATAAAAAGAAACAAAAGAATATATTTATTTTTCATTTTGCTGTATTTCATTAACATAGTTATATGTACCTGTCCATCAAAGATGAACAAGTACATAAGAAGTTCTAATTAAGATTGTTTAGGCTCCGTGGAACATGTATTCGTTCTGCACATCCTGAGTAAGACGGGTGAATATCTCATTGATCAGGCCATCGGCTACGGCTATGGCTCTGTTGAGAATATCGTCTGAGAACTTCTGCAACATGTCTTTGGCTTTCATCGGTTGGTCTTTGTAGAGTTTAAGATACTTTGCTTCCATCTCTTTCTGTCTAAGATCGTTTTCAGACTCCAGACGCTGATAGGCTTCTTTTATTATAGGTGCATAAGTATTGTAATCCTTCATACCCAGAGTCATCAGCTTGCGGAATTTCCAATAGGCTGATTCGTTGTCGGCGTGGTTGTTGCCAATAAGGTAAGCATGAGGGAAACTCTTAACGCCTTGATATAATGGCAAGAATACTCCAAGATCGGCCATACCAAGAGCTACGTAGGTTATGCATCCTATCTCTTTAGGCAGTTGCGGGCGTACCTGCAGGATATGTGTCTGAGTAGTCCGGAAAATAGCAACAGGGCGATATGGTTCTTTACCATTTTTGTGCAGATAAGGGTCATGCTCTGTGCCATTATAGTGGAAACAGAACGCTGTACGCATATCCTCTAGGGTTATAGGTGACTGGGCTTTCGCAAATACAGGGAAGGTATTCTTGGTTACATCGTTATGTATTTTGGGTGAAAACATCTTCTGCAAGCCCCACACACGTGGATAATTGTAGGTGGTGTCTAACAGGGCATCACGTGAGTATGCTTCGTGGAAATCAAACTCTCCGTTGTTTGGGTCATAAAGACCTTTTTCCTGGGCAAAATCAATAAGGTCGGCACAAGCCAGAAAGTTCTTCTTATCGGTAGGATCATAATCGCGATAACGACTTTGATTTCCGGTGACGAAGTAAAAGTCTTTAGGCATACGACAGGCGAGCCATTTGTGACCGCAGGCATTCTCAAGATACCAGATTTCTTTATCGTCGATAAAACCAACGCCGAAACCTTCGGCCGAACCGTATTGCTCGATGAGCGAGCCAAGGCGTTCTACTCCTTCGCGGGCTGAATGTATGTAAGGGAGGATGATATTATAGAGGCAATTCTCGGCAAGGGCATTCTCTACGTAAGGATCAACCGCCAAGGCTTTGTCGCTGCTGAAGATCGTCTCTGTAGAACTCATTCCTACGCCGGCTGTATTAAATCCGGCACTACCCCATTCGCCCGGAAACTGGAAATCAGGCAGGGCTGTATAGCCAAGGGCTTCTGATGGTAAGGGGCAACGGAATTTGCTGTCTTTGGCAATAAATTCGGTAGGACCAAAAGAGGTATCCTCGTGTACTTCAAAGTTGATTGCCATCATGGCGTCAAAATCACTGGAACGGGCTAACATCATAGACCCGTCTGCTGTCATATCTTTTCCTACAATAATAGTTGTACATTCTGAAGGAAGTTTACTATTAAACTTTTTGTATTGTTTCATAATCAAATATGTTTATTACTTTAATTTCGGCTAAGATAAGTTTTTATTTCGGCGAGTCCAAATAAAAAAGATAAAAACTAACAAAATATCACAATAAAAGCTATTGTCTTAAGTAGACATCAGCAATAATGACAATGGATATATATAACCGATTTAGGATCTTTATAATGAGAAAGGTTATATATTAAAAAAAGATGGTGTACAATTAAATGACACCATCTTTAAATTTATATTATAGAGTGGAATTAGCCAGCGGAGCAGCTTGTGCGTATACTCTGGCTCCAAGTTCTTTGTCGAGCATAAAGATGCCAAAACCGTTATCTTTAATCATATTAAGATTATCGATTATTGTCTGGGCGTTCTCTTCTTCCTCTACTTGTTCGTCTACAAACCACTTTAACATGCTCTGTGTGGCATAGTCATTCTCTTCTGTAGAAAGTGCGAAAAGCTTGTTAATCATTGCCGTAATTTTCTGTTCATGCTCAAGTATTGACTCGAAAACATCTAACAGTGATTTCCATTCTGTCGGTACAGCCTTAATAGGTGAAAGGGTTACCTTACCATTGCGTTGTATTACATAGTTGAATAAAATCTTGGCATGATCTTGTTCTTCTTTGAACTGAACTTCATTCCATCTTGCCATACCTGTCTGACCCATCAAATGACAGTATGCTGCCATTGACAAATACAAATATGCTGACCACATCTCGGCATTAATCTGGGCGTTAATAGCCTCTTCAATTTTTTTACTTAGCATAATTCTAATCATTAGTTGGTTAAACAATATTGCAAATATAATCATTTATTTGTTATATGCAACAATTCTACAATAATTATTCACATTAAAAAAAAAGGAAATAATGTTGACATACATAATATTATAAAAAATTAATGAGTGTAAAATAGCACTTTATTCTGACAGATAGCACGCTTTTCACAAATAATAATTAAATTTGCAACTGCATTAAAAAAATATTTATGAAACTGAAAAAACACATTATCATCGTGGCGGCACTGCTGCAGACAGTTGGCATAGCGGCACAAGGCACGCTAACTGATTACAAAAGAGCGTATTCGCTTTCTGACAAATTCAAAAATGACAACGTTTACAATTCTCCGGCAGACTTGCAATGGAAGGATTCTACAGACATTATCACCTATTCTATTCATACAGCTGATGGAGAAAAGTTTATCGTTTTTGATGCGGCAAACGGCAAAAAGGATGTGTTCAAATCTAAAAATGAGATGAACAAATTCATAGGTGTCGTAGAGAAAAAACAAGAACATATATCAACTTTTGGACGTAAACATGAGCGCCACTGGATGGAAGTGGATGAAGAGAACGAATCTTATCCTATAGCTTCGCCGGACGGAAAGATGGATGCGTATATTGAGGGACAGAATGTGGTACTACATGAAGTGGGAAAACCATATACAGAAAAACGTATTCTAAGTACTGATGGCACTATTGGTAACTATTATTCGGCATTGATCACCTGGTCGCCTGATGGCAGATATATATTCACTTGCAAGCGTCGTCCGGTAGAGAAGCGGTATGTATATTATGTGGAGTCTTCGCCTGCTGATCAGTTACAGCCAATTCTACACAAACAGGAATATGCTAAGCCCGGCGATGAACTGCCATTCAAGGTTCCTTGCA comes from the Xylanibacter oryzae DSM 17970 genome and includes:
- a CDS encoding alpha-L-arabinofuranosidase C-terminal domain-containing protein is translated as MNYLKLMFLGSALSLAGSTAYPKGAVKSQEERTDAKIIVNTDRPISSVDPHIYGVFAEPIGRSRQFPIKNTIYGPVYDPSSPLANKDGFKSDYINAVRDLKLTNMRWPGGNYVAAYNWQDGIGPKDKRPVRIDLAWGGYDTNQVGTDEWIQMNKAMGTENVICVNLGLGDIRNAAYWLEYTNIKSGTYYSDLRAQYGHPEPYNVKIWGLGNEVDGAPWIMGYKNADDYVKIATEAAKALKMVDKDIKFVVCGAANYQDDGVWLDWDRKVIDNLTGIADYMSVHRYWGDALAKDKANDYYYSMGKGAIDFEEKILTPKALIDMTTAKYPKKQPLKLAVDEWGVFGGNYMAVLEDAMCFNSFIRHADIVKMANFTMLASLLSNDSTHGTYRSPIFHAFKMFTTNCRGVSYDTKVDCGTYKLEEKHDIPYLDVTSVTSEDGKTLYVNVINRHKDKAITTTISNAGTSRFTGKARISTLTGDLKDRFTYSKRDEYLPVESKADVKNGQVTCSFAPHSLTQIAVPIK
- a CDS encoding TonB-dependent receptor, whose translation is MKNKYILLFLFIISSVSGNAKIIIKGCIYDENNSYLIGATVSLFTQDSIISRRAISDSRGNFIFDNIVPNKYRISISYIGYEDYNLHIENTDKDLNLGNIQMQLLGKTLKDVVITGNRTINKIDRKIILPTTLQTKSSTNGVSLLQHLQLSGINVNTMDNTIKTSNGEDVQLRINDVQATIQEVKAIQPTNIIRVEYHDMPGLRYNNVPAVIDFIVKYKTDGGSVSGDLANGVSMHGIGNYELSSNYHNKGSELKAVVDWVRRDLKWTRENYETFVMQPNIVHNDEIGEPTKIKYDYLNFSLGYNYTFSKSMFSVTFRNRFYDTPNSTTDRISKIYRDNATLDVTDFMNSKENSPSLDLYYQTEIAKNKHIYVDLVSTYINSKSDRTYSVVNQSVEDKISSVTQGDKYTLIGEGIYEWLFNNNKLSFGLKHSQMYTKNTYEGSQNSKVDMNTSETYAYGEFMSKMKDFTYTVGVGAMRTYNNQEGNKMEKYIFRPTLSMSYNFSKNLFIKYNTYISGYSPSLSDLSNVSQDIDIYQTKRGNPNLKSVTFLSNALSLNWNIKGISVEFNGRYSYDDKPIMEETTYEGGRIIRTMENQKSFHRLNTNLNIQIQPFGDWLSIQMSPYFNRFISYGNDYTHTHSNWGFDGQIQAMYKSWLFMADAKTSYHTLWGETIQRSESGHSLTLGYKLDNWCIQMMVFNPFTKTYKIVNDNLSKLAPYTQYAYSKDLRRVLMLDITFNLNYGTRHNSAGHRISNKDEDSGIMHAR
- a CDS encoding C69 family dipeptidase, yielding MKQYKKFNSKLPSECTTIIVGKDMTADGSMMLARSSDFDAMMAINFEVHEDTSFGPTEFIAKDSKFRCPLPSEALGYTALPDFQFPGEWGSAGFNTAGVGMSSTETIFSSDKALAVDPYVENALAENCLYNIILPYIHSAREGVERLGSLIEQYGSAEGFGVGFIDDKEIWYLENACGHKWLACRMPKDFYFVTGNQSRYRDYDPTDKKNFLACADLIDFAQEKGLYDPNNGEFDFHEAYSRDALLDTTYNYPRVWGLQKMFSPKIHNDVTKNTFPVFAKAQSPITLEDMRTAFCFHYNGTEHDPYLHKNGKEPYRPVAIFRTTQTHILQVRPQLPKEIGCITYVALGMADLGVFLPLYQGVKSFPHAYLIGNNHADNESAYWKFRKLMTLGMKDYNTYAPIIKEAYQRLESENDLRQKEMEAKYLKLYKDQPMKAKDMLQKFSDDILNRAIAVADGLINEIFTRLTQDVQNEYMFHGA
- a CDS encoding ferritin, with translation MLSKKIEEAINAQINAEMWSAYLYLSMAAYCHLMGQTGMARWNEVQFKEEQDHAKILFNYVIQRNGKVTLSPIKAVPTEWKSLLDVFESILEHEQKITAMINKLFALSTEENDYATQSMLKWFVDEQVEEEENAQTIIDNLNMIKDNGFGIFMLDKELGARVYAQAAPLANSTL